A window of Thermodesulfovibrionales bacterium genomic DNA:
TAGGGAGCACATCTGTAAATATTATCTTGAGACGGTTAATAATTCATTCGATATGACAACTGTTTATTTTCGATGTATGGAGCAAGTAATATTATTAACAAGGAGGGAAATATGTCTCTTTATGTGATTCAGTTTTGGACAGTATGACGTTTTCAAGACCAACAAATTTTGAGCGTTGAAAAATAAATGAAAGAGATGACCTCTGAGAAGATAAAGAGACTGCGATGAGATTCGATGAGTTGGACAAAACCATGCGTACTTTCGAGACTGCATTGGATTATGCTGTGATTCCTGGCATTTATATAGTGGCAAGGGTTGACGGTCGCGGCTTCACCAGATTGACGAAAGAGGTTCATCGTTTCGAAGCCCCTTATGACGAGCGGTTCCGGGACTATATGGTGGAAACAGCGGTTCACCTTATGCAGTGCGGATTCAATGTCACGTACGGCCACACGCAGAGCGATGAAATCTCGCTCCTCTTCTACCGCTATGAAACGACGTTCGGAAGAAAGATTCGAAAATATATCTCCGTCCTCGCCGGCGAGGCGAGCGCTAAATTCTCTGTTCTCTCTGGAGGTATAGCCTCCTTGGA
This region includes:
- a CDS encoding tRNA(His) guanylyltransferase Thg1 family protein, whose protein sequence is MRFDELDKTMRTFETALDYAVIPGIYIVARVDGRGFTRLTKEVHRFEAPYDERFRDYMVETAVHLMQCGFNVTYGHTQSDEISLLFYRYETTFGRKIRKYISVLAGEASAKFSVLSGGIASLDCRISLRIARQIALRTSCKESLGLTNFDDSKTVTSRGAVKVCYLAAFGLLQMKDWQRYLTSEQQASRR